A single region of the Pirellulales bacterium genome encodes:
- a CDS encoding response regulator transcription factor produces MRELVRGMGLACECFASAQEFLEARNEALGGCLVVDLRMPGMTGIELQRLLREAGDGLPFIFVTGFADVPTSVLAMKTGAVDFLEKPYQPAELRASIRRAMSEDRIRRRHAQRRRDLAARFACLDEEERAVLELLCQGEPMKSIANRLSISLRTAHSRRASILTKTDARTREELLGMFVELNQLEGRFE; encoded by the coding sequence ATGCGCGAGCTCGTTCGCGGAATGGGACTCGCCTGCGAGTGCTTTGCTTCGGCCCAAGAGTTTCTCGAAGCTCGCAACGAAGCGCTCGGCGGGTGCCTGGTGGTCGATTTGCGCATGCCTGGCATGACCGGCATCGAGCTGCAGCGCCTGCTGCGCGAGGCGGGGGATGGCCTGCCCTTTATTTTCGTCACGGGCTTTGCCGACGTGCCCACTTCGGTGCTGGCGATGAAAACCGGCGCCGTCGACTTTCTCGAAAAGCCCTACCAGCCGGCGGAACTGCGCGCGAGCATTCGCCGGGCCATGTCCGAGGATCGGATCCGTCGGCGGCACGCGCAACGCCGCCGGGATCTGGCCGCGCGATTTGCCTGCCTCGATGAAGAGGAACGGGCCGTCCTCGAGCTGCTCTGTCAGGGCGAGCCGATGAAGTCGATCGCCAACCGGCTGTCGATCAGCCTGCGCACGGCACACTCGCGGCGCGCGAGTATCCTGACGAAGACCGACGCTCGCACGCGCGAAGAACTACTGGGCATGTTCGTCGAGCTCAATCAGCTCGAAGGACGCTTCGAGTAA
- a CDS encoding malate/lactate/ureidoglycolate dehydrogenase — protein MLIAAPALERLVASIFYKAGCHETEANQIARYLVEANLVGHDSHGVIRVAPYIDWLRDGRVVANQSIEVVLDAETFAVVDGRFGFGQVVGEATMRLGLEKARRHGVAVIALKNAGHLGRIGDWPLLLAREGMISLYFVNTNGGGILVAPFGGIERRLSANPIAAGVPVDGGSPILLDISTCAIAEGKIKVALNKGVRVPAGAIIDAAGQPTDDPQVFYANPPGAILPFGGHKGYGLGILVEILAGALTGGGCSRTGERRVANGMLSIILDPAQLQPGDEFAAEVRRYIDFVKSSRTAVPGGEILLPGELEERTRAARLAHGIELDDNTWGQITGAARTVGLTPREIEAAIADG, from the coding sequence ATGTTGATTGCCGCACCGGCCCTCGAACGACTCGTGGCCAGCATCTTCTACAAGGCAGGCTGCCACGAGACTGAGGCGAACCAGATCGCCCGCTATCTCGTCGAGGCGAACCTCGTCGGCCACGATTCGCACGGCGTCATCCGTGTCGCGCCTTACATCGACTGGCTGCGCGACGGCCGTGTCGTGGCCAATCAGTCGATCGAGGTCGTGCTCGACGCCGAGACCTTCGCCGTCGTCGACGGCCGCTTCGGTTTCGGGCAGGTCGTGGGCGAAGCCACCATGCGGCTGGGACTCGAGAAGGCCCGCCGGCACGGCGTCGCGGTGATCGCGCTCAAGAACGCCGGGCACCTCGGACGCATCGGCGATTGGCCGCTGCTGCTCGCGCGCGAAGGGATGATCTCGCTCTACTTCGTCAATACCAACGGAGGCGGCATCCTCGTCGCTCCGTTCGGCGGCATCGAGCGTCGCCTGTCGGCGAATCCCATCGCGGCCGGCGTGCCGGTGGACGGGGGCTCGCCGATCCTGCTCGACATCTCGACGTGCGCCATTGCCGAAGGCAAAATCAAAGTAGCCTTGAACAAAGGCGTGCGCGTGCCGGCCGGCGCGATCATCGACGCCGCCGGACAACCGACCGACGACCCGCAGGTGTTTTACGCGAATCCTCCCGGCGCGATCCTGCCGTTCGGAGGACACAAGGGTTACGGACTGGGAATCCTGGTCGAGATTCTCGCCGGCGCACTCACTGGCGGCGGGTGCAGTCGCACCGGCGAGCGCCGCGTCGCCAACGGCATGCTCTCCATTATCCTCGACCCGGCGCAGTTACAGCCCGGCGATGAGTTCGCGGCTGAAGTGCGGCGCTATATCGACTTCGTGAAGAGCTCGCGTACGGCGGTACCTGGCGGAGAGATCTTGCTGCCGGGCGAGCTCGAAGAGCGCACGCGAGCGGCCCGGCTCGCGCACGGCATCGAGCTCGACGACAACACCTGGGGGCAAATCACTGGCGCCGCGCGCACCGTGGGACTCACGCCCCGCGAAATCGAAGCGGCCATCGCCGACGGTTGA
- a CDS encoding enoyl-CoA hydratase/isomerase family protein, producing the protein MASSPVHSEVQGDVAVITIDSPPVNSLSQAVVRGLIDAITAANKNSAVRAMVIHGANNNFVAGADIGELQQAVAHLAKGGSAKDGGLADDLQHSLEDIDANEKPVVMAIDGFALGGGLELAMSGHYRVGTTRASVGLPELQLGLLPGAGGTQRLPRLVGLQKAAEMMLTSSNMKAKEAHEQGVLQELVEPDQLIPAAIEAAHKLADGKLQRVRASQMSDKLPDADTARMMVDMGKAMAGDKARNLVHPDLCLDAILCGITEGYKAGLKREGENFIKCLESPQAGGLIHMFFASRAAAKVPGVTDQKLEPKQIRKAAVLGGGTMGSGIATSLLYAGIEVTLKEVTPEYLEAGRGRIDGNLSSRVKKGKLAQAKYDDMLGRLKGQTDYSGFDQMDLVIEAVVENIELKQKVFADLEKAVRPDCILASNTSTIDLELIGKNTKAAPRIVGTHFFSPAHIMPLVEIVRSKHTSPETLNSTVNLVKALKKTPVTVGNCIGFLVNRIFFPYGQAAGLLVDYGIDPYRIDKVIYDFGMPMGPFRMGDLAGVDVAKFAGGIMLEAYRERSYASTLVEYMFEEKRFGQKTGRGYYLYPDGKNAQPDPSLAALVEKARADAGNPQPLDISDEEIVERVFFGVINEACRCLDEGIAIRASDIDVATVMGMGFPPYRGGIMKYADSLGAKYIHDKLADWSKVHGAVYAPCDFLQRKAAAGESLSS; encoded by the coding sequence ATGGCCAGTTCACCCGTCCATTCCGAAGTTCAAGGCGACGTCGCCGTCATCACCATCGATTCTCCCCCCGTCAATTCGCTCAGCCAGGCCGTCGTTCGCGGCCTGATCGACGCCATCACCGCGGCCAACAAGAACAGCGCCGTGCGGGCCATGGTCATCCACGGGGCAAACAACAACTTCGTCGCCGGCGCCGATATTGGTGAGCTGCAGCAAGCCGTCGCCCACCTGGCCAAGGGGGGCAGCGCCAAAGACGGCGGCCTGGCCGACGATCTCCAGCACTCGCTCGAAGATATCGACGCCAACGAAAAGCCGGTCGTCATGGCCATCGACGGCTTTGCGCTCGGCGGCGGTCTCGAGCTGGCCATGTCGGGCCATTACCGCGTCGGCACCACCCGGGCCTCGGTCGGCTTGCCCGAGTTGCAACTCGGTCTGCTGCCCGGCGCCGGTGGCACGCAACGTCTGCCGCGTCTCGTCGGATTGCAAAAGGCCGCCGAGATGATGCTCACCAGTTCGAACATGAAGGCCAAGGAAGCGCACGAGCAGGGGGTGCTGCAAGAGCTGGTCGAACCCGACCAATTGATTCCCGCCGCCATCGAAGCCGCGCACAAGCTGGCCGATGGCAAGTTGCAGCGCGTGCGGGCCTCGCAAATGAGCGATAAGCTGCCCGACGCCGACACCGCCCGAATGATGGTCGACATGGGCAAGGCGATGGCCGGCGACAAGGCCCGCAATCTCGTCCATCCCGATCTGTGCCTCGACGCGATCCTGTGCGGCATCACCGAGGGCTACAAGGCCGGCCTCAAGCGCGAAGGTGAGAACTTCATCAAGTGTCTCGAGAGCCCGCAGGCCGGCGGCTTGATCCACATGTTCTTCGCCTCGCGCGCCGCGGCCAAGGTGCCGGGCGTCACCGATCAAAAGCTCGAGCCGAAGCAGATCCGCAAGGCGGCCGTCCTCGGCGGCGGCACCATGGGGAGCGGTATCGCCACCTCTCTCCTGTACGCGGGGATCGAAGTCACCTTGAAAGAGGTCACGCCCGAGTATCTCGAGGCAGGCCGCGGACGCATCGACGGCAACCTGTCGTCGCGCGTAAAGAAGGGCAAGCTCGCGCAGGCCAAGTACGATGATATGCTGGGCCGCCTCAAGGGCCAGACCGACTACTCCGGCTTCGATCAGATGGACCTCGTCATCGAGGCGGTCGTCGAGAACATCGAACTGAAGCAGAAAGTCTTCGCCGACCTGGAGAAGGCGGTACGCCCCGACTGCATCCTCGCCTCGAACACCTCGACGATCGACCTCGAGCTGATCGGCAAGAACACCAAGGCCGCCCCACGCATCGTGGGCACGCACTTCTTTTCGCCGGCGCACATCATGCCGCTGGTCGAGATCGTACGCAGCAAGCACACCAGCCCCGAGACCCTCAACTCAACCGTCAACCTGGTGAAGGCGCTCAAGAAAACCCCCGTCACCGTGGGCAACTGCATCGGCTTCCTGGTAAACCGCATCTTCTTTCCCTACGGCCAGGCCGCCGGGCTGCTGGTGGATTACGGGATCGATCCCTACCGCATCGACAAGGTGATCTACGACTTCGGCATGCCGATGGGTCCGTTCCGCATGGGCGACCTGGCCGGCGTGGATGTAGCGAAGTTCGCCGGCGGCATCATGCTCGAGGCCTACCGCGAGCGCTCCTACGCCTCGACGCTGGTCGAGTACATGTTCGAAGAGAAACGCTTCGGCCAGAAAACCGGCCGCGGCTACTACCTGTACCCCGACGGCAAGAACGCCCAGCCCGACCCCTCGTTGGCGGCGCTCGTCGAAAAGGCCCGTGCCGATGCCGGCAATCCGCAGCCGCTCGACATCTCGGACGAGGAGATCGTCGAACGGGTCTTCTTCGGCGTCATCAACGAGGCCTGCCGCTGCCTTGATGAAGGTATCGCCATCCGCGCCTCGGATATCGACGTGGCGACCGTGATGGGCATGGGCTTTCCACCCTACCGCGGCGGCATCATGAAGTACGCCGATTCGCTCGGCGCGAAATACATCCACGACAAGCTGGCCGACTGGAGCAAGGTACACGGCGCGGTCTACGCTCCGTGCGACTTCCTCCAGCGCAAGGCCGCCGCGGGCGAAAGCCTGTCGTCGTAG
- a CDS encoding DUF1570 domain-containing protein yields the protein MLWIRSLPPARRCGASIACLLLGLAAICAGTPVAWGVDHVLFRHEDDQLQLSGRVLTELQQGGLLFQSDDGATWAIDAQQLVERRQDDAEFKPLSADEVGRRVLAELPPGFQIHKTNHYVICYDTSRVFAQWAGALFERLYMAFTNYWQRKGFDVVEPEFPLVAVIFANRQAYIKFAEPELGGAAPAVAGYYSIRTNRITTFDLTGIETLRQPGDRRATAAQINAMLARPQAERTVATIVHEATHQIAFNCGLQTRYSDIPLWVSEGIAVYFETPDLSSRSGWRNIGGINWHRLDGFRRYVPNRDSDSLAALVTGDDKLRDPQTAGDAYSEAWALTYFLIRQRPNEFHEYMRLLSAKPRLGRDEPGQRLEEFKRIFGPLEELDAEFLRYMSKVR from the coding sequence ATGCTGTGGATTCGATCTCTGCCCCCTGCGCGTCGTTGCGGAGCGTCGATCGCCTGCCTGTTGCTGGGTCTGGCGGCGATTTGCGCCGGGACGCCAGTGGCCTGGGGGGTCGACCACGTGCTCTTCCGACACGAGGACGACCAGCTTCAACTGAGCGGGCGCGTGCTGACCGAATTGCAACAGGGAGGCCTGCTGTTTCAATCGGACGATGGCGCGACCTGGGCGATCGATGCCCAGCAGTTGGTCGAACGTCGCCAGGATGACGCCGAGTTCAAGCCCCTCTCGGCCGACGAGGTCGGGCGCCGCGTGCTGGCCGAGCTCCCGCCGGGATTTCAAATCCACAAGACGAATCACTACGTGATCTGTTACGACACGTCACGTGTGTTCGCGCAATGGGCCGGCGCACTGTTCGAACGTCTCTACATGGCCTTTACCAACTACTGGCAGCGCAAAGGCTTCGACGTCGTCGAGCCCGAGTTTCCGCTGGTGGCGGTAATCTTTGCCAATCGGCAGGCGTACATCAAATTCGCCGAGCCCGAGTTGGGAGGCGCCGCCCCCGCCGTCGCCGGCTATTACAGCATTCGCACGAATCGCATCACCACGTTCGATCTGACCGGCATCGAAACGCTGCGGCAGCCGGGCGACCGCCGCGCTACGGCCGCGCAGATCAATGCCATGCTCGCTCGCCCACAAGCGGAACGCACCGTGGCCACGATCGTACACGAGGCCACTCACCAGATCGCCTTCAACTGCGGGCTGCAGACGCGCTACTCGGATATTCCACTCTGGGTCAGCGAAGGAATCGCGGTTTATTTCGAAACGCCCGATCTTTCGAGTCGCTCGGGCTGGCGCAACATCGGCGGCATCAACTGGCACCGTCTGGACGGCTTCCGTCGCTATGTACCAAACCGCGACAGCGATTCGCTCGCCGCGCTCGTCACCGGCGACGACAAGCTGCGCGATCCGCAGACCGCCGGCGACGCCTACTCCGAGGCCTGGGCGCTGACCTATTTTCTGATCCGACAGCGGCCCAACGAATTTCACGAATACATGCGGCTGTTGTCGGCCAAGCCGCGTTTGGGGCGCGACGAGCCAGGCCAGCGTCTCGAAGAGTTCAAACGCATCTTCGGCCCGCTCGAAGAACTCGACGCCGAGTTCCTCCGCTACATGAGCAAAGTCCGCTGA
- a CDS encoding heavy-metal-associated domain-containing protein — MLFRSRCVALACLVLLFGATSVGAADRTPVQLENMHLCCKTCSNDLTDALSSVEGIEQIEVDRKTASARFLSPSDEKTQEALGAMAEAGFFATATQGDKKLTVPTEKIEPELKADRIVFEGVHLCCGGCAKGVVQGYTDLTDVVAVDCDVDERTVTLTGKELSVAQMREALHKAGFSGKLVRK; from the coding sequence ATGTTATTTCGCTCTCGTTGTGTCGCGCTGGCCTGCCTGGTTCTGCTCTTCGGGGCAACGAGCGTCGGAGCTGCCGATCGCACTCCCGTCCAGCTCGAGAACATGCACCTCTGCTGCAAGACGTGCAGCAACGACCTGACCGATGCCCTGAGCTCGGTCGAAGGCATCGAGCAGATTGAAGTCGATCGCAAGACGGCTTCGGCGCGGTTCCTTTCGCCCAGTGACGAAAAGACCCAGGAAGCGCTCGGCGCGATGGCCGAGGCCGGCTTCTTTGCCACGGCCACGCAAGGAGATAAGAAGCTCACCGTACCGACCGAAAAGATCGAGCCCGAACTCAAGGCCGATCGCATCGTCTTCGAGGGAGTGCATCTCTGCTGCGGCGGTTGCGCCAAGGGAGTGGTCCAGGGCTACACCGATCTGACGGACGTCGTGGCCGTCGATTGCGATGTCGACGAGCGGACCGTCACGCTGACCGGCAAGGAGCTCTCGGTGGCCCAGATGCGCGAGGCCCTGCACAAGGCGGGCTTCAGCGGCAAGCTGGTGCGCAAGTAG
- a CDS encoding HEAT repeat domain-containing protein — translation MLRFTSDRWIVPVVCLVILFGGGCADTRNKMRHSWKKTFGYVDDHPNRPAIQSPNERVVELRELGKEAPKRSQEEQEEVSANLAKAIRTELDPFMRAEIVRALANFQTGSATAVLAAGLNDPDSEVRIACCEALGKRGGPASVQALGEALTNDTDINVRLAAARGLGETKDPGAIKPLGVALEENNPAIQLRAVESLRLVSGKEYGNDVESWRAFAAGREPAPYTPTVAERLRNLF, via the coding sequence ATGTTGCGTTTCACCAGCGATCGCTGGATCGTGCCTGTCGTCTGCCTCGTCATCCTCTTCGGTGGTGGTTGCGCCGATACGCGCAACAAGATGCGCCATTCGTGGAAGAAGACCTTTGGCTACGTCGACGATCATCCGAATCGGCCGGCCATCCAGTCGCCGAACGAGCGCGTGGTCGAATTGCGCGAACTGGGCAAAGAAGCGCCCAAGCGATCGCAGGAAGAGCAGGAAGAAGTGTCGGCGAATTTGGCCAAGGCGATTCGCACGGAGCTCGACCCCTTCATGCGGGCCGAGATCGTGCGGGCGTTGGCGAATTTCCAGACCGGCTCGGCCACGGCCGTGCTCGCCGCGGGGCTCAACGATCCCGATTCCGAAGTGCGCATTGCCTGTTGCGAGGCCCTGGGCAAACGGGGTGGTCCGGCCTCGGTCCAGGCGTTGGGAGAGGCGTTGACGAACGACACGGATATCAACGTGCGGCTCGCCGCCGCGCGCGGGCTGGGCGAAACCAAGGATCCCGGAGCCATCAAGCCCCTGGGAGTCGCGTTGGAAGAGAACAATCCCGCCATTCAATTGCGGGCTGTCGAGTCGTTGCGTTTGGTCTCGGGCAAGGAATATGGCAACGACGTAGAGTCCTGGCGAGCCTTTGCCGCCGGTCGCGAGCCCGCCCCTTACACGCCCACCGTCGCGGAGCGGCTCCGCAACCTCTTCTAG
- a CDS encoding SGNH/GDSL hydrolase family protein, translated as MISWLQRGTLALAGVILALPLSTALAEPFDLADGERVVLIGGTFAERAQQHDYIEAALTARFPGRKLVFRNLGWSGDTVWGDSRAGFETRAEGYRRLVQHVLELDPTVVLVAYGANESFAGAEGLPDFVAGLDRLLNDLRDTGARFVLLSPTRQEHFAAPLPDPTAHNRDLRLYGRMLEVVAGQRGYRYVDLYSLIPDGHAEQPPCPLTDNGLHYAAYGYWRAANALLQDLELTPGAWSLEIDADGEELVANGTTATDVARESGSIRFTLTDAHLPSAALPDEARACGRPVGVTRTVRVRDLPAGKHTLKIDDAAVVTARAEEWAAGVNLEAAPELAQAEELRRAILAKNELYFHRWRPQNETYLFGFRKYEQGQNAQEVPKFDPLVAEAEAKIVELAQPKPHRYELVAESEVSE; from the coding sequence GTGATCTCATGGCTGCAACGGGGCACGCTCGCGCTGGCCGGCGTGATCCTCGCCCTGCCCCTTTCGACCGCCCTGGCCGAACCCTTCGATCTGGCCGATGGCGAACGCGTGGTGCTGATCGGTGGCACCTTCGCCGAACGCGCGCAACAGCACGACTACATCGAAGCGGCCCTGACGGCACGTTTTCCGGGACGGAAGCTGGTCTTCCGCAATCTCGGCTGGAGTGGCGACACCGTCTGGGGCGATTCGCGAGCCGGCTTCGAGACTCGCGCCGAGGGCTACCGGCGCCTCGTCCAGCACGTGCTCGAGCTGGACCCCACGGTAGTGCTCGTCGCCTACGGCGCGAACGAGTCGTTTGCCGGCGCGGAAGGACTTCCCGACTTCGTTGCCGGTCTCGATCGGCTATTGAACGATCTCCGCGATACGGGGGCACGCTTCGTCTTGTTGTCTCCCACGCGACAGGAACATTTTGCGGCGCCGCTTCCCGACCCCACGGCACACAATCGCGATCTGCGTCTGTATGGGCGCATGCTGGAGGTCGTGGCGGGGCAGCGTGGCTATCGCTATGTCGATCTTTACTCGCTGATTCCCGATGGCCACGCCGAGCAGCCCCCCTGCCCTCTCACGGACAACGGCCTGCACTACGCGGCCTATGGCTACTGGCGCGCGGCGAATGCGTTGCTGCAGGACCTCGAGTTGACGCCGGGCGCCTGGTCGCTCGAGATCGATGCCGATGGCGAAGAACTGGTGGCTAACGGAACGACGGCCACCGACGTGGCACGCGAGTCTGGCTCGATCCGGTTCACGCTGACCGACGCGCATCTGCCGTCGGCCGCGCTCCCCGACGAGGCACGGGCCTGTGGCCGTCCCGTCGGCGTCACGCGCACCGTGCGGGTACGCGATCTGCCTGCCGGCAAGCACACGCTCAAGATCGATGACGCGGCGGTCGTTACCGCCCGTGCCGAAGAGTGGGCCGCTGGCGTGAATCTTGAGGCCGCCCCTGAGTTGGCGCAGGCCGAGGAATTGCGCCGCGCGATCCTGGCCAAGAACGAGCTCTATTTCCATCGCTGGCGGCCGCAGAACGAGACCTATCTGTTCGGCTTCCGCAAATACGAACAAGGACAAAACGCGCAGGAGGTGCCGAAGTTCGATCCGCTGGTGGCCGAGGCCGAAGCGAAGATCGTCGAACTCGCACAGCCGAAACCCCACCGCTACGAGCTGGTGGCCGAAAGTGAGGTGAGCGAGTGA